The following nucleotide sequence is from Ferruginibacter lapsinanis.
GAAGTTATCGGTTCCATTTACAGACCTTTCAATAACATACTCTTTTATATTTGTTTCCTGGCTAACATTCCAGTTGAGAGTTGCAGATTGATTGTTTGTTGTTTTGATAGAAAAATCCGAGAGTATTACAGGTGCGATAGCACAATCGCCATACAAATTAATTTCTGTTTGATTGAGAGCCCTGTTATATATTCTTACTTCATCCAGATCTGCATTTAACCAATAAAAGAAAGAAGTATTTAGTTTCCCAAAATACAGGTCAAGTGAATTGGTGAAATTTAAGGATGTCGTAACGGAGTCAATAATATTACAATTGACATATAATCTTGTTTTAGTACCATCATAGGTATATACTACACTATACCATTTTTCAGTCTCAATATATGGAGTATATCCGCCTGAATGCGAAGCTGATGCTCTACCATAAAAATTTTCATGCGCTTCATCAACAAAGGAAGATGAGCAATTTACACCTGTGTATAATCCATCTCCATACCCCAGATAATAAAATCCTGCGGGTTTATCATCATCTTTTGCAATAATAGCATTACCATGACATAATCCCTGGAAAAATCCTTTTGGTTTTATCCATACACATAAACTAAGTTGATTCCCGGTATTTAATGATGGAGAATTAAGTATTCTCATGTATTGATCTGATCCATTGAAATTATAGGCGCTTTTTACATTTCCCAGCCTGTCGTCCGTAAGCGTTGCATTATTAAAAACCGGGTTATTATTATTGCCACTAACATCGTTGGCATTACCCGAAAATGGATAATACGCCTGTAAGCCTAGTGTAAGGTTTGCCTGTGCAAAACAAAGTTGAGAAATCAGAGCAGCGAGTAAAAGTAGTTTTAGTTTCATATTTTTTTTATTCACGTGAGTATTTGAAAATGTGAAAGTAAATCATTTGACCTGAAAGCATTTTTTGTTATAATGTTATATCCTGGATATTAAATAATCGATAGAGGAAGTTGAGTATTTAAATGTTTTTTTACTGGCGAAGGTTTATAGGGATAGGTTGAAGGAAATAATTCCTAACCCAAAATGGCCCAAATCTGCTTAATCCGATGGCTATTGTGATAAAAATTAAGAAATTGATCTCCATTTTATATGTTTTAGTAATTATTCAATCTTGTACTGCAAAATGAAACAAAATTCATCATGCATACAATTGGAAGTTTATAAGTGTGTATTTTATCTAACGGCCGTGTAATTGCCCATCTTTTTTAAAGACATAGCCAATGGAGGGATATACCCCGATTTTAATTAATTAAAACTTGGGAGTTTTAGTAAAGAATAGTACCTTTGTCCACCTAACAAGTAGACTGTAAACATATGGTGCAAACTTATTTAATTCGATGTATATGTAAAAGCTGTAAAATCAATCAGACAGCGGTATAATCAATGCACCTTTTCACCAAAGTTTTATTAAAAAATGACTCAAATACAAAAAAATGACATTTCTCGATTACTCCACCAGTTAAGTGGACTAAAGATAAGTGAATTTATTAAATTACTTACTGAAGAATTTCCGGGGCAGGTTACCTTTTCTTCCAGCTTCAGTTATGAGGATCAGGTAATTACACATGAGATATTAAACAATCAACTTCCTGTAAAGATATTTACGTTAGATACTGGCAGAATGTTTGCCGAAACATATTCTGTTTGGAGCAGCAC
It contains:
- a CDS encoding LamG-like jellyroll fold domain-containing protein — translated: MKLKLLLLAALISQLCFAQANLTLGLQAYYPFSGNANDVSGNNNNPVFNNATLTDDRLGNVKSAYNFNGSDQYMRILNSPSLNTGNQLSLCVWIKPKGFFQGLCHGNAIIAKDDDKPAGFYYLGYGDGLYTGVNCSSSFVDEAHENFYGRASASHSGGYTPYIETEKWYSVVYTYDGTKTRLYVNCNIIDSVTTSLNFTNSLDLYFGKLNTSFFYWLNADLDEVRIYNRALNQTEINLYGDCAIAPVILSDFSIKTTNNQSATLNWNVSQETNIKEYVIERSVNGTDNFIPVGNITAVNSAIEKTYSFDDKDLLSDTYYYRIIINEKNGIRKYSEIRKVVIINKGFNATVYPNASNGSFTVRINKDAADVTVVNATGQTVLNKKIKNSMTAPLNISSQPNGIYWIKIISNNNIITKRIVKF